A DNA window from Mya arenaria isolate MELC-2E11 chromosome 17, ASM2691426v1 contains the following coding sequences:
- the LOC128224413 gene encoding uncharacterized protein LOC128224413, with protein MRESMMSMTFNMLEKDFIFFVAGSQREGTTTIGMDSDIDFFINSNELPVILDWSKWQHGKRNLLVVKHENTPPQHCWLQMTKSDIPMGEEDIDAPNLFDCEGRLLLMNNGSLDNTDLQKIFGSFERNGPELSLYNDVDIVKGFHCSESPKDCQVLFNRPRPGHWPKTNTIEKAKIAGVFLVPQCYKETPSNPTKDRSTALTAPSCLASGPSGLLEWRFSTLPIERFLVSDFNIVQLKVFTFMKLFRKEFIKPYFKDRLSTFHLKTAMFFTVESYPSDIWREDNIIQCVKYCFTTLLRWFKIKLCPHYTIANVNLFTGKLLKYELKILGDMLSAVISSHFHWLSILAIDKIGQRLSQISSDEQTIGTNHETNLSVLKKLFLQHGVEEVDDLLGITLNVDTNQRFFIYLQALSTLLTISEHRSSIEQKAASYLISNICSNVAIYLASTCIRQNQQISSHIINWFGYSLKTGLFSNKLKFASTLYCSGQYEQATLFLMLIEGELLERKLSLDTVIKTTSVSDILNIREYLVTDVDFTIHDILCVPKHLRYEQIKTEEDRDALDILGLLFRSNLVIDCIAFLYYLQYLTFMKLNNTVRMAEALEDLDNYVSENTGPFWEASLNVLGHCYELENDVQKAVDCYSESLDIAPTNNAAKWHRARLCRDFLHDD; from the coding sequence atgagAGAGTCAATGATGTCAATGACATTCAATATGTTAGAAAAagattttatcttttttgtcGCCGGAAGCCAACGCGAGGGTACTACAACAATCGGTATGGACTCGGACATTGATTTCTTTATCAATTCAAATGAACTTCCTGTAATTCTCGACTGGAGCAAATGGCAACATGGAAAACGCAACCTTCTAGttgttaaacatgaaaacacacCACCGCAGCATTGCTGGCTTCAGATGACCAAATCCGACATCCCGATGGGCGAAGAAGATATTGACGCACCTAATCTGTTCGACTGTGAAGGCAGACTACTACTGATGAACAACGGTAGTCTTGATAACACCGACcttcaaaaaatatttggttCTTTCGAACGGAATGGTCCCGAGCTATCATTGTACAATGACGTAGACATTGTGAAAGGCTTCCACTGTTCTGAGTCACCAAAAGATTGCCAGGTTTTGTTCAATAGACCACGCCCAGGACACTGGCCAAAGACAAACACCATCGAAAAGGCAAAAATTGCCGGTGTGTTTTTGGTACCTCAGTGTTATAAAGAGACGCCATCCAATCCCACGAAAGACCGATCTACAGCGCTTACGGCACCATCGTGTCTTGCAAGTGGTCCGTCAGGTCTATTGGAATGGAGATTTTCGACACTTCCAATAGAAAGGTTCCTTGTGTCAGACTTTAACATAGTTCAGTTGAAAGTGTTCACGTTCATGAAACTCTTTCGAAAAGAGTTTATCAAGCCTTATTTTAAAGATCGTCTCAGCACGTTTCACTTGAAAACAGCTATGTTTTTTACCGTGGAAAGCTACCCGTCAGACATATGGAGAGAAGACAATATTATTCAATGTGTTAAATACTGTTTTACAACACTGCTCCGTTGGTTCAAGATCAAATTGTGTCCACACTACACGATAGCAAATGTGAATCTGTTTACAGGCAAACTCTTAAAGTATGAACTTAAAATTTTAGGAGATATGCTATCTGCAGTTATAAGTTCCCATTTCCATTGGTTATCTATTCTTGCAATCGATAAAATCGGACAAAGATTGTCTCAAATTAGTTCCGACGAACAAACGATCGGTACTAATCACGAAACAAACTTATCTGTTCTTAAGAAATTGTTTCTACAACATGGTGTAGAAGAAGTAGATGACCTGTTAGGAATAACTTTAAACGTTGACACAAATCAAcgttttttcatttatttacaagcattGTCGACGTTGCTCACAATTTCAGAGCATAGATCGTCCATAGAACAGAAGGCTGCCTCCTACCTTATATCCAATATTTGTTCAAACGTTGCCATATATCTTGCCTCCACGTGCATACGTCAAAATCAGCAGATCTCTTCACACATTATAAACTGGTTTGGTTATTCGTTGAAAACAGGCTTATTTTCGAACAAACTGAAATTTGCGTCCACATTGTATTGCAGTGGACAGTATGAACAAGCAACATTATTTCTAATGTTGATTGAGGGAGAACTTTTAGAGAGAAAACTTAGCCTAGACACAGTTATCAAAACTACAAGTGTTTCAGATATTTTGAACATCCGGGAATACCTTGTCACCGATGTGGACTTTACAATTCATGACATTTTATGTGTTCCAAAACATCTGAggtatgaacaaataaaaacagaagAAGACAGAGATGCTTTGGATATTCTAGGTCTACTATTTAGATCAAACCTCGTTATTGACTGTATTGCGTTTTTGTACTACCTGCAATACCTGACGTTTATGAAGCTAAATAATACTGTCAGGATGGCAGAGGCGTTAGAGGACCTAGATAATTATGTATCTGAGAACACCGGACCTTTTTGGGAAGCCTCGCTAAATGTTCTCGGCCATTGCTATGAACTGGAAAACGACGTTCAAAAGGCTGTTGACTGTTACTCTGAGTCACTAGACATTGCGCCGACAAATAATGCGGCCAAGTGGCATAGGGCAAGGCTTTGTCGGGACTTCTTGCATGACGATTGA